From Plasmodium brasilianum strain Bolivian I chromosome 7, whole genome shotgun sequence, the proteins below share one genomic window:
- a CDS encoding hypothetical protein (conserved Plasmodium protein) has protein sequence MMFNENSENNEESVSKVFMWMEGNYFLDVPHKGEMEKEKDEDVEDEEVADEEVADEDVAIEEVVDEDVADEDVADEEVADEDVAIEEVVDEDVADEDVADEDVADEDVAIEEVVDKEVVDKEVVDEEVVDEKVEGEKVEGEKVEGEKVNIVDVAADEGEAPEDEHVTLVKSTGYLFDNIYNEKNAFANIVENIMIYLNNLKKKNKYYNLIFSYYRYATKYNASDDYTFSKKIFEKVNSLDIIQLCISFNFTNESLFESLLSSYNELNLIELSKIYYILFDLTNFLIDIYDTFKEENKISTQFLHNFFLNYKLNYICEEKISSIHKYINDDNSNYISLLNLLLNYCMNLTENIMNFFISIKNEGASYLSEMIIVKKDFYEEVLKYGGANERGIQCGGADEALLKCGGTDREVFKCGDADEVILKCGGTEEVILKGKGTYEPIRKCGSVDESIRRCGSVDEPVRKCGSVDESIRRCGSVDESIRRCESVDEPIRRYESVDEPILKCSHVDKRHCYKKEDLIEEEHSSLISSTHYTDEGKKERCDDFFENCSDIKKESSYEYHKEIRDDPINLLNCMFICSCKENVVLLRGDRNENALMNNVNCVSSMNHMNCAGKIGQKNIYAYKIKTTNMNLNILKNSLCVLLKAMKITHYLNETIYKKIFLIFNEMFTGLMKCLYKKNDILFLNYFFTDILKTTHVMILYYNEKIEKSPKQTMLFYKSFNKLIDQICKYLHNKNLFFEIYSDICIESEHAHVQKYLHNYEETYYELFSLFYAIIAKTNRINNEIFLFFCCAVGEESTEGEEAAEGKKYRPDGKIGKVGKNLITHAENTKLHNFEDAPLYMNSSFLNSYKEKMKGKNINKHITIFIFLEKKITKFFFFFKYMFCFIWVKFRKGLEKNRCKVRRDFQLVLKKIKYVIFDMFVKYTKLLLIYQGYSKQGIDMGRRTGVSVFDQFHLYMKSIEQVVLSMLPYCPNDIITKLDIYMANRLKMVMQDVGVFHECNKSDEYDKFDEFVSFNRILYCPDGLYAEGREVLSNGVPLNDTNLLRHASHQGDTEQRSIEGDKRRFNEAIYTYFYKGKGNYYESSKVGNYKMKGGNCDEPKFEYISKVQFPKHCDIKCDHRHIQSSGQRWGALPSHMMLLNFLGLIYISIMEEITNDKYKFVYFRKCLVHVEFVKKLQLVLVSSVCNVSSKKWHKDCHKEQYKERYKEQYKERYKEQYKERYKEQYKERYKEQYKERYKEQYKERYKEQYKERYKELHKEIHKEPLNKVDGTEIGGSDAGIHVDKYFCFPYELLSLIIISQLKCFMNNTLNNYKICTSAVELLFYMSSSVNPFFFYIAKKLWKIIALYINKNEDIISLSALIKILFYLISNKKKGSVIQGNNRLFKNKVKCNNNKQYLLYVFLKNQIVVDVSGKNYLFFFHTFLKGIQAEELVALVIRIFLCTFHVHLQYTLNLLLKFLNAYEKKVEKEESKKNQVDISAQDDGARKEKEKVNIKQMVEDDLFYRRNTQNDCSKGMPAPLQSSNSVERKKNDRNENTNEVGNTSDEGNTIEEDNVISLFVYFDIIKAFPKLFFDCNNEVNLKNEIQSTFHFFIYVNEEYNLLEKRSEKNKYIKLLNKLKRTNQQFYYNSAKIYFPLIMSSLISYSQFFVLTNITQSFPKIIVVRFYENFFSNKFLYTLCNNSAYVQILSESLLVLMYLAMTCKSLDERQKNNNMIHPRGGLPPEDVLHPQVTDNNIRGTDENNKTYRARTGEYNDNMENTEIGKNRNSMNTADVDLSILSCLLKVYIIFLEEYPYMFLSSMLTLIKNNIRILKNETNFFIFYEKICNELKQDGKYSPPFKLLMLSILDFFFCNNGKDYLNSQEVANAHFSHFANFASSSREREENIKLSQMKRSNFLNVFFQNSFTSHSLSNFYLKNQLSKFFQKNLKKYSLHGQDVENLSNLLLVDLNKWTNI, from the coding sequence CTTGATGTTCCGCACAAAGgagaaatggaaaaagaaaaagatgagGATGTTGAAGATGAGGAAGTTGCAGATGAGGAAGTTGCAGATGAGGATGTTGCGATTGAGGAAGTTGTAGATGAGGATGTTGCAGATGAGGATGTTGCAGATGAGGAAGTTGCAGATGAGGATGTTGCGATTGAGGAAGTTGTAGATGAGGATGTTGCAGATGAGGATGTTGCAGATGAGGATGTTGCAGATGAGGATGTTGCGATTGAGGAAGTTGTAGATAAGGAAGTTGTAGATAAGGAAGTTGTAGATGAGGAAGTTGTAGATGAAAAAGTTGAAGGTGAAAAAGTTGAAGGTGAAAAAGTTGAAGGTGAAAAAGTTAACATAGTTGACGTAGCTGCAGATGAAGGTGAAGCCCCAGAAGATGAACACGTGACTTTAGTGAAAAGTACAGGGTACTTGTTTGATAACAtatacaatgaaaaaaatgcatttgCAAATATAgttgaaaatataatgatttatttaaataatttgaaaaagaaaaacaaatactacaatttaattttttcttactaCCGTTATGCTACAAAATATAACGCTTCAGACGATTACactttttctaaaaaaatttttgaaaaggtGAACTCCTTAGATATAATACAATTATGTatctcttttaattttaccaATGAAAGTTTATTTGAATCATTGTTGTCTTCGTACAACGAGTTAAATTTAATTGAACTCAGTAAGATATACTATATCCTATTTGATCTAaccaattttttaatagatatatatgataCATTTAAAGAAGAGAATAAAATTAGTACACAATTCttacacaatttttttttaaattataaattaaattatatatgtgaggaaaaaattagtagcatccataaatatataaatgatgataatagtAATTACATCTCTTTGTTAAATTTATTGTTGAACTATTGTATGAACCTTacagaaaatattatgaacttTTTCATAAGTATCAAAAACGAGGGTGCTAGCTATTTAAGTGAAATGATCATAGTGAAAAAGGACTTCTACGAAGAGGTACTTAAGTATGGTGGTGCTAACGAGAGGGGAATTCAGTGTGGCGGTGCTGACGAGGCCTTACTTAAGTGCGGAGGTACTGATCGGGAGGTATTTAAATGCGGGGATGCTGATGAAGTCATACTTAAGTGTGGTGGTACTGAAGAAGTTATACTTAAAGGAAAAGGTACTTACGAGCCCATACGTAAATGCGGCAGTGTTGACGAGTCCATACGTAGATGCGGCAGTGTTGACGAGCCCGTACGTAAATGCGGCAGTGTTGACGAATCCATACGTAGATGCGGCAGTGTTGACGAGTCCATACGTAGATGCGAAAGTGTTGACGAGCCCATACGTAGATACGAAAGTGTTGACGAACCCATACTCAAATGCAGCCACGTGGATAAAAGACATTGCTATAAGAAAGAAGATCTCATAGAAGAGGAGCATAGTTCATTAATAAGCAGCACTCATTACACGGATGAAGGGAAAAAGGAACGGTGCGACgacttttttgaaaattgcTCTGATATTAAGAAAGAGAGTAGTTACGAATATCACAAAGAGATAAGGGATGATCCAATAAACCTACTCAATTGTATGTTCATTTGCTCCTGTAAAGAAAATGTTGTTTTACTGAGAGGTGACAGAAATGAGAATGCTCTCATGAACAACGTGAACTGTGTGAGCAGCATGAACCACATGAACTGTGCAGGCAAAATaggacaaaaaaatatatatgcttataaaataaaaactacaAACATGAATTTAAATATCTTGAAAAACAGTTTGTGTGTTCTCTTGAAAGCAATGAAAATAACACATTATTTGAACGAGAcgatttataaaaaaatatttctcatttttaacGAAATGTTCACTGGATTGAtgaaatgtttatataaaaagaatgacATACTATTTTTAAACTACTTTTTTacagatatattaaaaactaCCCATGTGatgattttatattataatgaaaaaattgaaaaatcgCCAAAGCAAActatgttattttataaaagttttaataAACTTATTGATCAGATATGTAAATACCTACATAATAAGAATctcttttttgaaatatattcgGACATATGTATAGAGTCCGAACATGCTCATGTTCAAAAATACTTACACAATTATGAGGAAACGTATTATGAGCTATTTTCCTTGTTTTACGCAATTATTGCAAAGACGAACCGTATTAACAACGaaattttcctatttttctGCTGCGCAGTAGGGGAAGAATCAACAGAAGGGGAAGAAGCAGCAGAGGGGAAGAAGTACCGACCAGATGGAAAAATTGGAAAGGTGGGTAAAAACCTAATAACACATGCAGAGAATACCAAACTGCACAATTTCGAGGACGCTCCTCTATATATGAACAGTAGCTTTTTAAACAGctacaaagaaaaaatgaagggcaaaaatattaacaaacatataacaatttttatattccttgAAAAGAagataacaaaattttttttttttttcaaatacatgttttgttttatatggGTAAAATTTAGAAAGGGGCTAGAAAAGAACAGATGCAAAGTACGGAGAGATTTCCAattagtattaaaaaaaataaaatatgtcaTATTTGACATGTTTGTTAAATACAcaaaattattgttaatatatcAAGGATATTCAAAACAGGGTATTGATATGGGGAGGAGAACGGGCGTGTCTGTCTTTGATCAGTTTCATTTATACATGAAATCCATTGAGCAAGTTGTTCTTTCAATGCTACCCTATTGCCCTAATGATATAATAACGAAACTGGACATATATATGGCAAATAGGTTAAAGATGGTGATGCAGGATGTGGGAGTGTTTCATGAGTGTAATAAGTCTGACGAGTATGACAAATTTGACGAGTTTGTTTCATTCAACAGAATTTTATACTGTCCAGATGGACTCTATGCTGAGGGGAGAGAAGTATTATCGAACGGTGTACCACTTAATGATACAAATTTGCTAAGACATGCTTCTCATCAAGGGGATACAGAACAAAGGAGCATTGAAGGAGACAAGAGAAGATTTAATGAAGCAATATATACCTATTTTTACAAAGGGAAAGGAAACTATTATGAAAGTAGCAAAGTAGGTAACTACAAAATGAAAGGGGGGAATTGCGATGAACCGAAGTTCGAATATATATCCAAGGTTCAATTTCCCAAACATTGTGATATCAAATGTGATCATCGTCATATACAGAGTAGTGGACAAAGGTGGGGCGCCCTTCCATCCCACATGATGCTCCTAAACTTTTTGGGCCTTATTTACATAAGCATAATGGAGGAGATAACCAacgataaatataaatttgtttattttagaaaatgCTTGGTACATGTGGAATTTGTAAAGAAGTTGCAATTGGTTCTGGTCAGCAGCGTTTGTAATGTTAGTAGTAAAAAATGGCATAAAGATTGTCATAAAGAGCAATATAAAGAGCGATATAAAGAGCAATATAAAGAGCGGTATAAAGAGCAATATAAAGAGCGGTATAAAGAGCAATATAAAGAGCGGTATAAAGAGCAATATAAAGAGCGGTATAAAGAGCAATATAAAGAGCGGTATAAAGAGCAATATAAAGAGCGGTATAAAGAGCTGCATAAGGAAATACATAAAGAACCGCTTAACAAGGTTGACGGAACAGAGATAGGAGGAAGTGACGCAGGAATACACgtagataaatatttttgcttcCCTTATGAGTTGTTGTcgttaattattatatctcAACTAAAATGTTTTATGAACAACACTCTAAACAATtacaaaatatgtacaaGTGCCGTTGAACTACTATTTTATATGAGTTCATCCGTaaaccctttttttttttatattgcaaaaaaattatggaaaattatagcattatatattaacaaaaatgaagatattATATCGCTATCAGCTTTAATaaagattttattttatttaatttccaATAAAAAGAAGGGTTCAGTTATTCAAGGAAACAATCGTTTATTTAAGAACAAAGTTAagtgtaataataataagcagtatttgttatatgtatttttaaaaaatcaaatagtTGTAGATGTGAGtggtaaaaattatttattcttttttcacaCCTTCTTGAAAGGAATACAAGCGGAAGAATTAGTGGCTCTAGTTATacgaatatttttatgtacatttcATGTTCATTTACAGTATACTTTGAATctccttttaaaatttttaaatgcttATGAAAAGAAGGTAGAAAAGGAGGAAAGCAAAAAGAACCAGGTTGATATTAGTGCGCAAGATGATGGAgctagaaaagaaaaagaaaaagtaaacatCAAGCAGATGGTTGAGGATGACCTCTTTTATAGAAGGAACACTCAAAATGATTGCAGCAAAGGAATGCCCGCTCCCCTACAGAGTAGTAACTCAGTTGAGCGAAAAAAGAACGATCGTAATGAAAACACCAATGAAGTGGGTAACACTTCTGATGAAGGGAACACCATCGAAGAGGATAATGTAATTTCCCTTTTTGTCTACTTCGACATAATTAAAGCATTCCCAAAGCTATTTTTTGATTGCAATAATGAAGTAAATTTAAAGAATGAAATCCAAAgtacttttcattttttcatttacgtAAACGAGGAATATAATTTACTTGAAAAAagaagtgaaaaaaataaatatataaaacttcttaataaattaaaaagaactAATCagcaattttattataatagcGCAAAAATATACTTCCCTTTGATAATGTCTTCTTTAATATCGTATTCccaattttttgttttaactAATATTACTCAGTCATTTCCAAAAATAATAGTTGTAcgtttttatgaaaatttctTTAGCAATAAGTTCTTGTACACACTTTGTAATAACTCCGCATATGTTCAAATCTTATCTGAATCTCTCTTAGTGTTAATGTATTTAGCAATGACGTGCAAAAGTTTGGATGAAAGGCAGAAAAACAACAATATGATTCATCCTAGGGGCGGGCTTCCACCGGAAGATGTGCTTCATCCACAGGTTACAGATAACAATATTAGAGGAACAGACGAGAATAACAAAACATATCGTGCAAGAACAGGGGAGTATAACGACAATATGGAAAATACTGAAATTGGAAAAAACAGAAACAGTATGAACACAGCTGATGTAGACTTAAGTATTTTATCGTGTCTTCTTAAggtgtatataattttccttGAGGAATATCCCTATATGTTTTTGTCATCTATGCTTAcactaattaaaaataatattcgtatattaaaaaatgaaacgaatttctttatattttacgaAAAGATTTGTAATGAATTGAAACAGGACGGTAAATATTCCCCACCTTTTAAACTTTTAATGTTGTCAATtttggatttttttttttgtaataatggGAAGGATTACCTGAACAGTCAGGAAGTAGCAAATGCgcatttttcccattttgcAAACTTCGCGTCAAGTAGTAGAGAGAGagaggaaaatataaaattatctcAAATGAAAAGAAGTAACTTCTTGAATGTATTTTTTCAGAACAGTTTCACCTCTCACTCAttatcaaatttttatttaaaaaatcagCTTTCAAAAttctttcaaaaaaatttaaaaaaatatagcttACATGGTCAGGACGTTGAAAACCTATCGAATTTACTCCTTGTAGATCTTAATAAGTGGACTAacatttga